The sequence GAACGTTGCCCTACTTCCATTGGTATCACTACCAGAAGTAGAAACTTGGATTGAGACTTGGTCTTTCTCTGAAACGATTCACTCTCGTTCTTACACGCACATCATCCGTAACATCGTGAATGATCCAGGCGTAGTATTCGACGACATCGTTGAAAACGAAGAGATCCTTAAGCGTGCTAAAGACATCGCTTTCTACTACGACGACCTAATCAAGCTAACGGCTGACTACCACCGCTACGGTGAAGGCAACCACAGCATCAACGGCGAAGACGTTAAGATTTCACTTCACGACCTGAAGAAGAAACTTTACCTATGTCTAATGTCGGTAAACGCACTAGAAGCAATCCGTTTCTACGTAAGTTTCGCATGTTCATTTGCATTCGCTGAGCGTGAGCTAATGGAAGGTAACGCTAAAATCATCAAGCTAATCGCTCGTGATGAAGCGCTTCACCTGACTGGTACTCAGCACATGATCAACTTGCTACGTAACGGTCAAGACGACTTCGCATTCATGCAAATCGCTGAAGAGTGCAAGCAAGAATGTTTCGACCTATTTAAAGAAGCAGCAGAGCAAGAGAAAGAATGGGCAGAATACCTATTCAAAGACGGCTCTATGATTGGTCTGAACAAAGACATTCTTTGCCAATACGTTGAGTACATTACCAACATTCGTATGCAAGCGGTTGGTCTAGGTACTGCTTACCCAGCAGCGACATCGAACCCAATCCCATGGATCAACGCTTGGTTATCTTCAGATAACGTACAAGTTGCTCCACAAGAAGCTGAAATCAGTTCTTACCTAGTTGGTCAAATCGACAACGAAGTAAAAGCTGACGACTTTGAAGGATTTGAGCTGTAATGCCAACAATCAAAATCAACAAGCTGACTTCGATTGAATCTAACCCTTCAAATACTCTGTTGGAAACAATGGAACAAGCTGGGTTAGAACCAGAATACAACTGCCGAGATGGTCACTGTGGCGCATGCCGATGTACGTTGGATTCTGGTGAAGTTGAGTACGTTGGTTTTGCTATGGCTTACACACAAGGCGATGAGATTTTGCCATGCATCTGCAAAGCAAAAACCGATTTGTCGCTAAGTAACGTGATTCACAGAAGCAAACAAAAGCGCGCCTAAGGCTATTCGGTTTAAGTTAGCTTGCTTAGTTTCATTTGCTTTCGCTTTAGAAGAATCATGTAAGTTCAAACGCTTCATCAAAGATGATAAGTATTAAAAAGGGTCCGCCTCCTCTTGGAATGCGGACCCTTTTTCTATTCGTGTCTTTAGCTCTCGACCACCAAGCCAAACCAGATGGTTACTGTTGAGTCAGGTTCAAAGTCACAGAGCCAATGTAACAAGCGCTTCGGCACTCTCCACAGCCATTGCACTTATCTTGAACGACCGTAGGCAACTCTCCTACTTCAATGTGTATCGCACCGACAGAACACGCGGTTTGGCATGCATTACAGTCCATTTGCATGTAGTTATTGCAGCTATCAGCAAAGCTGGGCTTCAAGTCGATATAAGACGTCACGGTTTGATGCAGCGCGCCAGTCGGACACACTTCACTGCACTTATTACACATCGAACAACTGTTGTAATCCAAATTCAGTAGCGCACTGCCCTCTAGCATCTCAATAACGCTATTCGGACACGCTTGCTCGCACAACCCACAACCGTCGCAAAGACGCTCAAACAGCACCTCATCGACAGCCCTAGGTGGCCTAGCATGTATGCGCTGTGATTTCTCTTCATAACTTGCAGCCGCTTTAACTGGCTTAGAGAGTCGAGTTAAGAAACCACGCCTATTTGAATTTATTTGCTCAGACATTAGTCGATATATAACTTTTTAGTGGCAACGTTTAAATTATATTCAGATGTTAATTGATTAAGCCAATTTATTACATCACTTGATAGCTTCTTATAAAATGATAAATCTGATGCTGTATTTAATTTATCTAAATAAACAGAAGACCAAGGTAATAAGTGACACTCAAGTAATTCACTAGCTGAATTAACATTATTGTTTTCTAACAAATACGCATGAGCGAATAACATTAAACCAAATTGATCTTCTGGCTCTCTTAAACCTGTATCCAATTCAATTTGGTTTAATTCTAGAAACTGTCGATATTCCACAGTCGATGCACCAAACACCACACGGTCTTTATCTAGGTACACAGAGCCCCAAGGCGGAGCTGGCATGTCTCCAACGCCTTCAAACAAGCGGCTAAACTCTGCAGCTAAGGCATCTTCCTGTTCGTTTTGAAGTGCCAGTAAGCAATCTTCTGATAAGACTTGGCTCTCTACTAGTGCCTGAACAATATCTAATAACTGTTCTTTATTTGTTGCTTGATAAAATAATGAACCGAGCAATTTATGCGTATCAATAATCATTCTTATTTATACCGTAATTGGTTTAACGACGATTATATAAATACACCAACTAGATTCTTTGATCTATTTTATACATTCGATTCATAACATTTAAATTTCGCTCTTATTTGATGCCAATCAATCAATATTTAGAAATAAAAATATAGAAGCCAAACTACCTATAAAGTGCTAGCTATCAATAACAATAGGCATCTTAGAATGACGAATAAGAAAGAATCTGGGGTAATGAATCTTACTCGAAGAGGCTTCATGAAAGCTTCTTCGGCGGTAGGTAGTGCAGCCGCACTCGCGGGCGGTATCGCTTTACCTTTCAAATCCAAACCAGTAGCGGCTGCGGTTGCTGAGAATGTGGATGAGAAAATCGTATGGAGTGCATGTACAGTAAACTGTGGCTCACGCTGCCCGTTACGTATGCATGTACAAAACGGTGAAATCAAATACGTAGAAACAGACAATACGGGTACTGACGAATACGGTCATCACCAAGTACGTGCGTGTCTACGTGGTCGCTCTATGCGTCGCCGTGTTTACAACCCAGATCGCCTGAAATACCCAATGAAACGTGTGGGCAAACGTGGTGAAGGTAAGTTTAAGCGTATTAGTTGGGAAGAGGCTTATGATGAAGTCGCTGGCACTATGCAACGCCTTATCAAAGATTACGGTAACGACACTATCTACCTAAACTACGGTACAGGTACACTTGGTGGTACGGTAACTAAGTCTTGGCCACCAGCTCAGACGCTGATTGCGCG is a genomic window of Vibrio sp. ED004 containing:
- the yfaE gene encoding class I ribonucleotide reductase maintenance protein YfaE, with amino-acid sequence MPTIKINKLTSIESNPSNTLLETMEQAGLEPEYNCRDGHCGACRCTLDSGEVEYVGFAMAYTQGDEILPCICKAKTDLSLSNVIHRSKQKRA
- a CDS encoding molecular chaperone TorD family protein, coding for MIIDTHKLLGSLFYQATNKEQLLDIVQALVESQVLSEDCLLALQNEQEDALAAEFSRLFEGVGDMPAPPWGSVYLDKDRVVFGASTVEYRQFLELNQIELDTGLREPEDQFGLMLFAHAYLLENNNVNSASELLECHLLPWSSVYLDKLNTASDLSFYKKLSSDVINWLNQLTSEYNLNVATKKLYID
- the nrdB gene encoding class Ia ribonucleoside-diphosphate reductase subunit beta produces the protein MAYSTFSQQKNDQLKEPMFLGQSVNVARYDQQKFEIFEKLIEKQLSFFWRPEEVDVSSDRIDYNKLPEHEKHIFISNLKYQTLLDSIQGRSPNVALLPLVSLPEVETWIETWSFSETIHSRSYTHIIRNIVNDPGVVFDDIVENEEILKRAKDIAFYYDDLIKLTADYHRYGEGNHSINGEDVKISLHDLKKKLYLCLMSVNALEAIRFYVSFACSFAFAERELMEGNAKIIKLIARDEALHLTGTQHMINLLRNGQDDFAFMQIAEECKQECFDLFKEAAEQEKEWAEYLFKDGSMIGLNKDILCQYVEYITNIRMQAVGLGTAYPAATSNPIPWINAWLSSDNVQVAPQEAEISSYLVGQIDNEVKADDFEGFEL
- the napF gene encoding ferredoxin-type protein NapF; protein product: MSEQINSNRRGFLTRLSKPVKAAASYEEKSQRIHARPPRAVDEVLFERLCDGCGLCEQACPNSVIEMLEGSALLNLDYNSCSMCNKCSEVCPTGALHQTVTSYIDLKPSFADSCNNYMQMDCNACQTACSVGAIHIEVGELPTVVQDKCNGCGECRSACYIGSVTLNLTQQ